Below is a window of bacterium DNA.
GGCTTGCCCTCGATGGCGTTGGTAATGAAGAGCGGCACCAGCTTTTCCGGGTACTGGCGCGGGCCGTAGTTGTTCGACGACCGGCTGATGACCACCGGCACGCCGTGGGTGGCCCAGTAGGAATACGCCAGGCGGTCGGCGGCCGCTTTGCTCGCCGCGTACGGGTTGCGCGGCATCAAGGGGTCGGTTTCTTTACTAAATCCTTCCAGCACCTCGCCGTAGATTTCGTCGGTGGAGACCTGGACGAAGCGCTTGACGCCCAGTTCCCTGGCCGCTTCCAGGAGCACGAAGGCGCCGAAGACGTCGGTTTTTATGAACGCGTCGGCGGCCACGATGGAGCGGTCCACGTGGGTTTCGGCGGCGAAGTTGACCACCGCGTCGCAGCCGTCCATGGCGCCCAGCGCGTCGGCGCGCACCGACACGTCGCCCTTCAAAAAGGTGATGTCGCCCCAGACCGCGTCGAGGTTG
It encodes the following:
- a CDS encoding dTDP-glucose 4,6-dehydratase → NLDAVWGDITFLKGDVSVRADALGAMDGCDAVVNFAAETHVDRSIVAADAFIKTDVFGAFVLLEAARELGVKRFVQVSTDEIYGEVLEGFSKETDPLMPRNPYAASKAAADRLAYSYWATHGVPVVISRSSNNYGPRQYPEKLVPLFITNAIEGKPCPVYGTGEAVRDWIHVRDHCRAILLLIEKGENGEAYNVGGGTLLNTMEMGGAILDAVGADKKLLKRVPDRPGHDYRYALDSGKIRELGWEPEHEFAEGIRETVAWYKKNKEWWEKIKSGEFKRWWKRYYRDQGRA